Part of the Citrus sinensis cultivar Valencia sweet orange chromosome 2, DVS_A1.0, whole genome shotgun sequence genome, ATGACTACGGTGTCATTGCAGGTTCTGATACAGATGAAGATTAATATCTGCAACATATTTTCACTTGCCGGTCTATGAATATGAGCTGCTTTTAAAGATTGCGAAACAATTGAAGACACAAAAGCATTAGGGTGTAGAAAACTACcagaaatttcttttcttcaagacTAAATTATGGATGCGGTCACTAAAATATGTTGATTTCTTTTCCTTATATCTAATAAAGTCGAAATTGCAGGTTCTAGATAACCTTTATGCATGTGAAGACAGATTGTTCCTGTAGAAGTTGTGCATTATGAAACATTGATCTGTCATGTCTATTTGATTCATGAGTTGTAAATGTCAGTTGCCCTTCCACCTGGATTTGCTAAGTGGAAACAAAGAAATAGACCTTTCTCACAATGCTTTGTATATTTGGATGCAACACTTTATTATCCGTCCGTCATTTTGTCTGCATTACTCTGTAGATTCATTCATGTTGATAATGTAGACCCAACTTAACTCAAAAGTAGAAACAGTGAGACATTGTATTGCCACGAGGGTATGTTTGTTGTGTTTTGTGAGTTCTTACTGTACTTTCTGTGGCAGAACTTGCAATGTGGGGAGAGCGTGACAATCGAAGGCCAAGCTTATACCATCTCAGCTGTGACTCACCGTTATCAGCTTCGCAAAGGGAAATATGAACCTAGCGAAAAGAGGCTGGATGTGCTTTCCAGTAGCAGATACATCTTGAATTTATAtctagaaaatttattagagCAATCTTGACAGAGTAACCGGCATTCGGTCTTTTTAGATGGTGCATTGATCATGTTTTTGTATCATGTAcg contains:
- the LOC102616747 gene encoding uncharacterized protein LOC102616747 — protein: MAMVTSNMGAYQKTQMLKVVCRKKERDRDHKNNIHPYKVVEITPPPKCLGIRCFPPNLQCGESVTIEGQAYTISAVTHRYQLRKGKYEPSEKRLDVLSSSRYILNLYLENLLEQS